From Pseudoalteromonas sp. Scap06:
GCCAAGGCACGCTCATGAAGACCATGGGAATTGAAATCAGTGAAATTGGTGACGATTACTTAGTGGCCACTATGCCGGCAATTCCAGAGCATCATAACCCTATGGGTATAGTGCATGGTGGTGCCAATGTAGTGCTTGCTGAAACCGTAGCAAGTTATGCCGCTAACTTTGTAGTTGATTTCAGTCGATTTTATTGTGTTGGGCAAGAGATAAGCGCCAGTCACTTAAAAGCGTCACGCAACGGCACATTAACGGCTACCGCAAAAGCTTATCATATAGGTAAACGCAGCTCGGTTTGGGATATTAAAATAACCAATAGCCGCAATGAGCTTTGCTGCGTATCAAGAATGACCGCAGCAGTAGTCGAACGAAAAGGTTAAATTACTTTTCCAGAGGGTAAATAGTAACTTCTATGCCTGCGCCAATTGCAGATATGCGTAACAAGGTATCTGCATGTAGGGCCTGATTAAAACATTTTGGCGACGTACCCGACTCAAACCCCATATCAAAGGTTCTACGAGAACAACTTAACCATTGCTTTAATGCATTGCGTGAACACGACTCAATTAGCTCACATAAATGATTAATTGCTTTATCGGGTGTGGTTATTTCACCAGCTACTTCGATGCGTGCCAGTTGGCGGTATTCGTCTTTATCATAATGTAAAATGGTTGCGACCTTTTTTAAATCAGCAACTAATACGCTAATATCTTGCTTTGACTCAAGCTCGAGATCTACATTTAAAAATTGAATTTCCGACATTGTTTCGTATTTATCCTCTAATGGTTACCTTGCAAACTTTAA
This genomic window contains:
- a CDS encoding PaaI family thioesterase; this translates as MSIWHQPITLEFCKQLDQGITGQGTLMKTMGIEISEIGDDYLVATMPAIPEHHNPMGIVHGGANVVLAETVASYAANFVVDFSRFYCVGQEISASHLKASRNGTLTATAKAYHIGKRSSVWDIKITNSRNELCCVSRMTAAVVERKG